Genomic segment of Penaeus monodon isolate SGIC_2016 chromosome 32, NSTDA_Pmon_1, whole genome shotgun sequence:
CGCAGGAGGAGCGGAATCGCGTTCTGAGAGCCAAGATGGAAGGCCTGGAGAAGCTGAGAGATGAGGTCCAGACGTACGTTAATAATGTGTTCAAGCAGCGATTCAGTAACTAAGTGCTTTCCGGAGATATGCCTCATGTGTAGTACCTAGTTATTATGGAATAATGTTGTATCAATATTATAGTTATGAATCTGTGATCAAGCTGCATGTTCTGGCATAGTCGTAATTATTTTAGTCTGAATGTTTCCAGTACCTTTcttatttaatatgtttttaagGTTTGTTAAAATGTAACTtttatactacatttatatatttaataaaaaaaagtatattactattatcNNNNNNNNNNNNNNNNNNNNNNNNNNNNNNNNNNNNNNNNNNNNNNNNNNNNNNNNNNNNNNNNNNNNNNNNNNNNNNNNNNNNNNNNNNNNNNNNNNNNNNNNNNNNNNNNNNNNNNNNNNNNNNNNNNNNNNNNNNNNNNNNNNNNNNNNNNNNNNNNNNNNNNNNNNNNNNNNNNNNNNNNNNNNNNNNNNNNNNNNNNNNNNNNNNNNNNNNNNNNNNNNNNNNNNNNNNNNNNNNNNNNNNNNNNNNNNNNNNNNNNNNNNNNNNNNNNNNNNNNNNNNNNNNNNNNNNNNNNNNNNNNNNNNNNNNNNNNNNNNNNNNNNNNNNNNNNNNNNNNNNNNNNNNNNNNNNNNNNNNNNNNNNNNNNNNNNNGTCCGAAATAGCAATACACAGCTTATACCATTTTCACTATATGATTTCAGTCAATTCAAGTTGTTTAACCTGATTTTTGCAAGAagtctatgtaatatataatatatcttaaatacTAAAGCTCAAAGTTATGGTAATTTACACAACGTGATGCAACACAAATCTTGTGAGATCTGGCAATAACACCCACTCCGCTCGCCGCTCGGCCGTCCTCGTACTAGTTCCTCTCGGCGTTCGTGCGGAGAGGGACTCAGCTTGCGAGTCCCGCTGAGAGGTGTGTGACCTTGACCAAGAGACACTAGACTGTAGCATAGTGCAGGTGGGAAGCATTAGTCGCATGAGTAAGGGCTGCAGAACACTTTGCACAGCCACCTTGCACTCTGAGCCTCCACGCTCGTGTAACGCTGCCTGTCAAGTGTACTGGAGTTTCAAGCATGAACCCCCTACCTGACTCGGGTGACATAAACAGTAACTCACAAAATGCTAGTCCACATGCGCCCAGTTCTGTCCTCGTGGGGCAAGTCACTGTCCTCGTGGAGCAAGTCTCTGTCCCTAGTGTGCCAGAGCAAGGCCCGAGAGCCATGGAACCATTGCAGAACGGTTTTGTGCGGAGCCTAATTGCTCGCACCTCCGAAGTGTTACCTGAGGAACATGTAAATACCCCCACCGCCTGTGACTCTACCGGCCTGGACTTGGCTCTGGGAGCGTCCTGGCTCGATGACGACATGGTCAATGAAGTAAGTGGTTTATTGTGTCACGTTTGATGGGCTTTATTATTTCAGTGGTCGCCATTATCATAGTCACGTGACTGTCGGCGAAACCATCAGTCATCcctatcattatatcttttgttgtattattcttatttactgAAGATGGGAAATAAGGTTCAAGGCAATTGCGTGGAGTATAGTGTAATGAAGTAATCTGCGGGCAATAAAAGCGATATATCACGTGAACGTCCGGATGTCAAGAATACTTCAAATAGCAGATATATACCTCCTCGATAAGGTTCATAGAAAACGAGAGTCTGAGACATGGGGATCAGTGACCTACTGAAGTGCTTTCAAATGTAGAATGTAATGAGATNNNNNNNNNNNNNNNNNNNNNNNNNNNNNNNNNNNNNNNNNNNNNNNNNNNNNNNNNNNNNNNNNNNNNNNNNNNNNNNNNNNNNNNNNNNNNNNNNNNNNNNNNNNNNNNNNNNNNNNNNNNNNNNNNNNNNNNNNNNNNNNNNNNNNNNNAATATATTATCTACAATGGCGGCTTATAAGATTCCATAAAATTCTCATAAAATTTCCTAGTGTTGTTGAACTTACAGCAGTGTACCTTAGGCTCGCAGGACGTAGTACAGCGAATATGATTGCATCGAATAGAAATTAGATTCTATATATTCTTGGTTTCAAACTTGATAGCTGACGTAGTAAGTGAAAGGACCGTGTACATTTAGGAAGAGTCGGTATGCAACAGCATAGAAATATTATTCTGTATTAGTTTAATTAATTGTCTTGAATTGCGTAAGAGAGGCAGGTTTGTTAAATGAATTGGCATGgtgacagttttttttcttctgataacGCCTCTCTTTCTGCTGTTGTAAGACTCTATTGAAGAATTGGTGTATTTGATACCAGGGCATTTGTTATGCATATTTGTCTGTATGAGTCATTAGGAATATCTTATGTGGGTAGATCGTAAGTTGTTTTATTGATTGGAAATTtatgttgctttttttctctctttttttcagagATGATAATTTTNNNNNNNNNNNNNNNNNNNNNNNNNNNNNNNNNNNNNNNNNNNNNNNNNNNNNNNNNNNNNNNNNNNNNNNNNNNNNNNNNNNNNNNNNNNNNNNNNNNNNNNNNNNNNNNNNNNNNNNNNNNNNNNNNNNNNNNNNNNNNNNNNNNTGATTTAAGAGTATGGTTGATAATATTGCTGATTCTATTTCGTTTGAACATGTGTTTCTCTCCCATCCAGGACTTCGAAACCCTCCTCGACATAGCGTTGCATCTTCCTCCCCAACAGTGACATGGGGTGAGGgagcagggaaagagggagggccaTAGAGGGACAGCCACCCCCTGATGTATGGCCGCCCTCGGCCCTCCCTCACTCGCAGGCTGGATACCGATTCTCGACTCCCAGGCAGCAATGTCAAAAGAAAAGTCATGCATCGCCCGTGCACAGAGTGTGGTAATGGGTGACTGACGAGCTTCTGCTTCTCAGCGCAAAATGCATGCGCGCGCTTCACGAAAGTTGAACGATTAACCTGATATCCAACGCATTGTTCTGTAGCTCAAGTGATAACCTCGTGCAATGAgcaaattatgatttccgagtcTGACTCAAACCTTAACAAAGCCAGTCATGAATGTgatgtaaattgtgtgtgtgtagtggatgCAAAAACATGTATGCGTATAAAGataatttttgtatgtttgtataaaaaaaagataattaagttAAGTTNNNNNNNNNNNNNNNNNNNNNNNGAAGACAATTGTAAGAGGTTGGGATGTTGAATATCCTTGttaataaagttatataaaagACAATTTTATCTGTCTTAATACTATGCCTTAACTGTGGTTGCTGTCTAAGTATTTGTCAAACTAATGTAATGCCACGACTTTAAGAGCAATGAAATTTGTGTTTGGCGNNNNNNNNNNNNNNNNNNNNNNNNNTGGTCCactcttaatatttttttaattatgactatctaaaatgaataaagtaatattgatactgatgatgataacattaacattatcagtgGAAGATGGGAAGCGAGTCGGAGACACGGGGAATGCGAAAGCAGCGCGCCTGACCTTGAACTGCATGAAGTTGCCACTTGCTTCAGTATTTCCGTATCTTACGCAAANNNNNNNNNNNNNNNNNNNNNNNNNNNNNNNNNNNNNNNNNNNNNNNNNNNNNNNNNNNNNNNNNNNNNNNNNNNNNNNNNNNNNNNNNNNNNNNNNNNNNNNNNNNNNNAGTTCTTATTTGTTGTAAATAGtctctcccgtccccctccccccactctctctcacctaGTTTGTATTAAACCTATTTGTATTAAACATNNNNNNNNNNNNNNNNNNNNNNNNNNNNNNNNNNNNNNNNNNNNNNNNNNNNNNNNNNNNNNNNNNNNNNNNNNNNNNNNNNNNNNNNNNNNNNNNNNNNNNNNNNNNNNNNNNNNNNNNNNNNNNNNNNN
This window contains:
- the LOC119593687 gene encoding uncharacterized protein LOC119593687 encodes the protein MNPLPDSGDINSNSQNASPHAPSSVLVGQVTVLVEQVSVPSVPEQGPRAMEPLQNGFVRSLIARTSEVLPEEHVNTPTACDSTGLDLALGASWLDDDMVNEDFETLLDIALHLPPQQ